The Micromonospora sp. WMMD961 genome has a segment encoding these proteins:
- a CDS encoding LuxR family transcriptional regulator translates to MTSGLENASTGLRFVGRRPQLARIARAQAAALSRGQQMVCEVVGEPGIGKTRFVREALTRCVPAVPWAIGTCAPDERGVPFHVFRHAFTEGEPLRRGLRLGRFTEQTWSESTAAAPPGPARASDAQRFRTYQLARRLVGLAARDGLTLVLDDLHWADASSAGLIAHLLRYPVPAPLLLVLVYRPRQMATPMPFGPPDSRDEADAEPTAHERIELDPLSLTEVAPLHPHVDQAELRARYDVTGGNPGYLAALPGGPAPEHAGPPREAQDAWLSDAVVAVLRREWAALPSVELTCLRAGSVVDAPFAADLLAAIAQVPTSLAVDAGWRLARLDLIRRVPGTGRFAFRHPVLRMAVAQDTDPAWRAEASARALTAMVELGAPPAEQARYAERLLALPNGRWGERCVDVLCQAAQEIRRETPDLAIRWLRLALRALRPTAASTQRRRDVALALAQITGEAGNLAESRALLQEIVPLFPADPQGRRARAVALWARVERLLGNYPEAAAISRRELAALPAGTTPGVGYRLATEIGVAGILAGRRPVAGLPDALSGDLGGCPADRAGLLAVRSLAAAHDGALDDARGLLDAGVRIVDALPDRDVRDHPDCLTALGLTELYLERQTDAARHLDRGLTLVRASHRDDGLCQLLLGRSQVAYHGGQLTTAIGLATEAGIVARRIGSHHLLSFALAFEAEATAWRGGPRDDDRAVALARSAVGIATDLATWCGRTAVLALATAALLSGDPATCAELVHSAGGDSRLSRLQTTLRPMWFELLCAAALAAGDVTEAERQARQAMAEADQIGLAGQRGFAESAYGEVLLARGEVPAALRHLETAVDLFRAGGMALRRSLALASLARAAEAADQAGRAARARRRALELAGWCGTERVGLRLARPVGPVEVAALTDREWHIARLAATGATSRLIGRQLNISPRTVEAHLTRIYRKAGVASRSGLVAWVARLSDTDR, encoded by the coding sequence ATGACATCTGGGCTGGAGAATGCGTCAACAGGGCTGCGCTTCGTCGGGCGGCGACCACAGTTGGCGCGTATCGCGAGAGCCCAGGCCGCGGCGCTGAGCCGCGGCCAGCAGATGGTTTGCGAGGTGGTCGGGGAGCCGGGCATCGGCAAGACCCGGTTCGTCCGCGAGGCCCTGACCCGGTGCGTTCCCGCCGTTCCCTGGGCCATCGGGACCTGCGCGCCGGACGAGCGAGGTGTTCCCTTCCACGTGTTCCGACACGCCTTCACGGAGGGGGAGCCACTCCGACGCGGGCTGCGCCTGGGGCGGTTCACCGAGCAGACCTGGTCGGAGTCCACGGCTGCGGCGCCACCGGGTCCGGCACGGGCGTCGGACGCCCAGCGGTTCCGTACCTATCAACTGGCCCGTCGGCTGGTCGGCCTGGCCGCCCGGGACGGTCTGACCCTGGTCCTCGACGACCTGCACTGGGCGGATGCCTCCTCCGCCGGCCTGATCGCCCACCTGCTGCGCTATCCGGTGCCCGCACCCCTGCTGCTCGTGCTCGTCTACCGCCCGCGGCAGATGGCGACCCCGATGCCGTTCGGTCCCCCGGATTCCCGGGACGAGGCCGATGCGGAGCCGACGGCACACGAGCGGATCGAGCTCGACCCGCTCAGCCTCACCGAGGTCGCGCCTCTGCACCCCCACGTCGACCAGGCGGAGCTGCGGGCTCGGTACGACGTCACCGGCGGCAACCCCGGTTACCTGGCGGCGCTGCCGGGCGGCCCCGCACCGGAGCACGCCGGCCCGCCCCGGGAAGCGCAGGATGCCTGGTTGTCCGACGCCGTGGTGGCCGTGCTGCGTCGCGAGTGGGCGGCCCTGCCGTCCGTCGAGCTGACCTGCCTGCGGGCCGGCTCGGTCGTCGACGCGCCCTTCGCCGCTGACCTGCTCGCCGCGATCGCGCAGGTGCCGACGTCGCTCGCGGTCGACGCCGGCTGGCGGTTGGCCCGGCTCGACCTGATCCGCCGCGTACCCGGCACCGGACGGTTCGCCTTCCGGCACCCGGTGCTGCGGATGGCCGTCGCGCAGGACACCGACCCGGCGTGGCGGGCGGAGGCTTCTGCGCGCGCGCTCACCGCCATGGTCGAGCTGGGCGCGCCACCCGCCGAGCAGGCCCGCTACGCGGAGCGTCTGCTCGCCCTGCCGAACGGTCGCTGGGGCGAACGCTGCGTCGACGTGCTCTGCCAGGCCGCCCAGGAGATCCGCCGCGAGACGCCAGACCTGGCCATCCGCTGGCTGCGGCTGGCACTGCGGGCGCTGCGGCCGACGGCTGCCTCGACGCAACGTCGCCGAGACGTGGCACTCGCGCTCGCGCAGATCACCGGCGAGGCCGGGAACCTGGCCGAGAGCAGGGCGCTGCTCCAGGAGATCGTGCCGCTGTTCCCCGCCGACCCGCAGGGACGACGGGCGCGGGCGGTTGCTCTCTGGGCGCGCGTGGAACGTCTGCTGGGCAACTACCCGGAAGCGGCGGCGATCAGCCGACGCGAGTTGGCGGCCCTGCCGGCCGGCACCACACCCGGCGTCGGCTACCGACTCGCCACCGAGATCGGCGTGGCCGGCATCCTGGCCGGCCGCCGTCCCGTCGCCGGTCTGCCTGACGCGCTCAGTGGAGACCTCGGTGGCTGCCCCGCCGACCGGGCCGGCCTGCTGGCCGTCCGCAGCCTGGCTGCCGCGCACGACGGCGCACTCGACGACGCCCGGGGCCTGCTCGACGCGGGCGTCCGGATCGTCGACGCGTTGCCGGACCGGGACGTGCGAGACCACCCCGACTGCCTCACCGCGCTCGGCCTGACCGAGTTGTACCTCGAACGGCAGACCGATGCGGCGCGGCACCTCGACCGAGGGCTGACACTCGTCCGCGCCTCGCACCGCGACGACGGGCTGTGCCAGCTGCTACTCGGTCGCAGTCAGGTCGCCTACCACGGCGGTCAGCTGACCACAGCCATCGGACTGGCCACCGAGGCGGGCATCGTCGCCCGGCGCATCGGCAGCCACCACCTGCTGAGCTTCGCCCTGGCGTTCGAAGCGGAGGCGACGGCCTGGCGTGGTGGCCCTCGCGACGACGACCGGGCGGTGGCGCTGGCCCGCAGTGCCGTCGGCATCGCCACCGACCTCGCCACCTGGTGTGGTCGTACCGCCGTACTGGCGCTGGCGACTGCGGCACTGCTGTCCGGTGATCCGGCGACCTGTGCCGAGCTGGTGCACTCCGCCGGCGGCGACAGCCGGCTGAGCCGCCTCCAGACCACCCTCCGGCCGATGTGGTTCGAGCTGCTCTGCGCGGCGGCGCTCGCCGCCGGCGACGTGACCGAGGCCGAGCGGCAGGCGCGACAGGCGATGGCCGAGGCGGATCAGATCGGTCTCGCCGGCCAGCGGGGCTTCGCCGAGTCGGCGTACGGCGAGGTGCTGCTCGCCCGCGGCGAGGTGCCGGCGGCGTTGCGGCACCTGGAAACGGCGGTCGACCTGTTCCGCGCCGGCGGGATGGCGTTGCGGCGCAGTCTTGCGCTGGCCTCCCTGGCCCGGGCGGCCGAAGCGGCCGACCAGGCCGGCCGGGCGGCGCGGGCCCGCCGTCGGGCTCTGGAACTGGCGGGGTGGTGTGGGACGGAACGGGTTGGCCTTCGACTGGCCCGCCCGGTCGGTCCGGTCGAGGTGGCCGCCCTGACCGACCGGGAATGGCACATCGCACGCCTGGCGGCGACCGGGGCCACCAGCCGACTGATCGGGCGGCAACTGAACATCAGCCCCCGCACCGTGGAGGCGCACCTGACCCGGATCTACCGCAAGGCGGGCGTTGCCTCCCGATCCGGTCTGGTCGCCTGGGTCGCCCGGCTCAGTGACACCGATCGGTGA